A DNA window from Streptomyces parvus contains the following coding sequences:
- a CDS encoding M24 family metallopeptidase: MLNITADATQVEKEFGLDARKSFLFSAIRLDSHPFVAPLIAQTETERLLLVRQQEQGNALSAGVPKDRMRFYAPWVTIDPRIVADTPAAESLTSLVRELADGGPVALSADVVFAHQLALSGAVELVVADQDPTPVAAYEIDPADVLATFAAWRETGVRTARRLIADVPHLSGLAEEFTSGEDSRFPALKKLAADRSLDTVLLAATPNFTEVTGRAQPDGAVALWLSGPERLVVLFPEGTDGLPGAPVGRFSSVGEAVRELASGTRTGVEEEWISVGLARELTREGAELVPVSAALGHWRDVRDHEDLAFQVVAARASVFAIEEALSWAEKGLDAGRSFSELDINAVYLDKIAEFRTANEIPFGIEPYFTNLHSSNRMLFPGPPVDHPVDHETVCVQLDAGVRIVFDGVNVATSDMARSLPRTEAAKEAYRFFFDVVREGIIGQLRPGAVCEDVHEGTLRYLAPHLERMVAIGMLGTDVDFNTEYRKRNVGHLMGKQESFANELRPGYKHVLQIGSYGAAEIPWRYENAAIGTEDLWYIGRDRTYVLSKR, from the coding sequence GGTGGAGAAGGAATTCGGGCTCGACGCACGCAAGAGCTTCCTGTTCTCCGCGATCCGCCTCGACTCCCACCCGTTCGTGGCTCCGCTGATCGCCCAGACCGAGACGGAGCGGCTCCTGCTCGTGCGGCAGCAGGAACAGGGCAACGCCCTGTCCGCCGGCGTCCCGAAGGACCGGATGCGCTTCTACGCCCCCTGGGTCACGATCGACCCGCGTATCGTCGCGGACACCCCCGCCGCCGAGTCCCTGACCAGCCTGGTGCGCGAACTCGCCGACGGCGGCCCGGTGGCCCTCTCCGCCGACGTCGTCTTCGCCCACCAGCTCGCGCTGTCCGGAGCCGTCGAACTCGTCGTCGCCGACCAGGACCCGACCCCGGTCGCCGCCTACGAGATCGACCCGGCCGACGTCCTCGCCACCTTCGCGGCCTGGCGCGAGACCGGTGTGCGCACCGCGCGCAGGCTCATCGCGGACGTCCCGCATCTCTCCGGGCTGGCCGAGGAGTTCACCTCCGGCGAGGACAGCCGCTTCCCGGCACTGAAGAAGCTCGCCGCGGACCGGTCCCTGGACACGGTGCTGCTCGCGGCGACCCCGAACTTCACCGAGGTGACCGGGCGCGCCCAGCCGGACGGGGCGGTGGCCCTCTGGCTCAGCGGTCCGGAACGTCTGGTGGTGCTGTTCCCCGAGGGCACCGACGGCCTGCCGGGCGCACCCGTCGGCAGGTTCTCCTCCGTGGGCGAGGCCGTCCGGGAACTGGCGTCCGGCACCCGGACGGGGGTCGAGGAGGAGTGGATCAGCGTCGGTCTGGCCCGCGAACTCACGCGTGAGGGGGCGGAGCTCGTCCCGGTCTCGGCCGCCCTCGGCCACTGGCGGGACGTTCGCGACCACGAGGACCTGGCCTTCCAGGTGGTGGCCGCCAGGGCCAGTGTCTTCGCCATCGAGGAGGCACTCTCCTGGGCGGAGAAGGGTCTCGACGCCGGGCGTTCCTTCAGCGAGCTGGACATCAACGCGGTCTACCTCGACAAGATCGCCGAGTTCCGCACGGCCAACGAGATCCCCTTCGGCATCGAGCCGTACTTCACCAACCTGCACTCCTCCAACCGCATGCTCTTCCCCGGCCCTCCCGTGGACCACCCGGTCGACCACGAGACGGTCTGTGTGCAGTTGGACGCCGGCGTACGCATCGTCTTCGACGGGGTCAACGTCGCCACCTCCGACATGGCCCGCTCGCTGCCGCGCACCGAGGCCGCGAAGGAGGCATACCGCTTCTTCTTCGACGTGGTGCGCGAGGGGATCATCGGGCAGCTGCGTCCCGGCGCGGTGTGCGAGGACGTGCACGAAGGAACCCTGCGCTACCTCGCCCCGCATCTGGAGCGCATGGTCGCCATCGGCATGCTCGGCACAGATGTCGACTTCAACACCGAGTACCGCAAGCGCAACGTGGGCCACCTCATGGGCAAGCAGGAGTCCTTCGCCAACGAACTGCGGCCCGGGTACAAGCATGTGCTCCAGATCGGTTCGTACGGTGCCGCAGAGATCCCGTGGCGTTACGAGAACGCGGCGATCGGCACCGAGGACCTCTGGTACATCGGCCGCGACCGCACCTACGTCCTGAGCAAGCGATGA
- a CDS encoding RidA family protein codes for MTAVRERLRALSIELPTLGPPRYAYEATSHWGGLLYVSGQISRSASGEVLRGRLGEDATVGDGVVAARAAALNLLARVEEAIGLDRARVLKLNAWAASAPSFVDQPTVIDGASQLLIDVLGDHGRHARTALPTQVLPQGALVELDATIAIRG; via the coding sequence ATGACCGCCGTGCGGGAGCGCCTGAGGGCGCTGTCGATCGAACTGCCCACCCTCGGCCCTCCCCGATACGCGTACGAGGCGACCTCGCACTGGGGCGGCCTCCTGTACGTCTCCGGCCAGATCTCCCGGTCCGCGTCCGGCGAGGTGCTCCGAGGCCGGCTGGGAGAGGACGCGACCGTGGGCGACGGAGTGGTCGCCGCGCGCGCCGCCGCGCTGAATCTCCTGGCGCGTGTCGAGGAAGCGATCGGCCTCGACCGGGCTCGCGTCCTCAAGCTCAACGCCTGGGCAGCGAGCGCACCGTCTTTCGTGGACCAGCCGACCGTGATCGACGGTGCCTCACAATTGCTGATCGACGTTCTGGGCGACCACGGCCGGCACGCCCGTACCGCCCTTCCGACCCAGGTCCTGCCCCAAGGTGCGCTCGTGGAACTCGACGCCACGATCGCCATCCGCGGCTGA
- a CDS encoding gamma carbonic anhydrase family protein: protein MLITHEGRSPSVHPTAYVAPNATLCGDVRVAADCRVLFGAVLTAEGGPVELGEGSIVMENAVLRGTRRDPLVLGRQVLVGPTSYLTGCRVEDEVFLATGSRVFNGARIGTRSEVRLNGIVHLRTVLTADSTVPIGWVAVGDPARILPPEDHEGIWEVQKELDFPGYVFGLDRPGEGRSLMPAISERFGRRLGRHNDDHQI, encoded by the coding sequence ATGCTCATCACTCATGAGGGCCGTTCGCCGTCCGTCCACCCCACGGCCTACGTCGCTCCGAACGCCACGTTGTGCGGGGACGTGCGCGTGGCGGCCGATTGCCGGGTGCTGTTCGGTGCGGTGCTCACCGCCGAGGGCGGGCCGGTGGAGCTTGGTGAAGGCAGCATCGTGATGGAGAACGCGGTCCTGCGCGGCACCCGACGGGATCCGCTGGTCCTGGGGCGGCAGGTCCTGGTGGGGCCCACCTCCTACCTGACCGGCTGCCGGGTCGAGGACGAGGTCTTCCTGGCCACCGGCAGCCGCGTCTTCAACGGAGCACGGATCGGGACCCGCTCCGAGGTACGGCTCAACGGCATCGTGCACCTGCGCACGGTCCTGACCGCCGACTCGACGGTGCCGATCGGCTGGGTCGCCGTCGGCGACCCAGCGCGCATCCTCCCGCCGGAGGACCACGAGGGGATTTGGGAAGTGCAGAAAGAACTCGACTTCCCCGGCTACGTCTTCGGCCTGGACCGGCCCGGCGAAGGCCGGAGCCTGATGCCGGCCATCTCCGAACGCTTCGGCCGCAGGCTCGGCCGCCACAACGATGATCACCAGATCTGA
- a CDS encoding SCO6745 family protein — protein sequence MEIFDCIATVARPVHEFGDEFMSDDATATIGLRAGFAPGRGFYCRGRFGVLGEVPAAVVQAVQGFLGPDLVATGWQAGRPVMPAEEAAACYARAVRTWGRARIPADVDVEHFNRLAQRLIDAADADGLPLFAGWRAQPVPADDPVGAAMQRIHVLREHRGACHLAAVRLSGLSAREAMVVNLGVEQATRYGWQEPRSVAAPLIPRWQRAEQLTDELQAPLYATLTERQRSEFAQLVDALTGSPTA from the coding sequence ATGGAGATCTTCGACTGCATCGCCACCGTGGCCAGGCCGGTCCACGAATTCGGCGACGAGTTCATGTCCGACGACGCGACCGCCACCATCGGCCTGCGCGCCGGTTTCGCCCCGGGACGCGGCTTCTACTGCCGCGGCCGGTTCGGGGTGCTCGGCGAGGTACCGGCCGCCGTGGTCCAGGCGGTACAGGGCTTCCTCGGCCCCGATCTCGTCGCCACCGGCTGGCAGGCCGGCCGGCCCGTGATGCCGGCGGAGGAAGCCGCCGCCTGCTACGCACGGGCCGTCCGGACGTGGGGACGCGCCCGCATCCCCGCCGATGTCGACGTGGAGCACTTCAACCGCCTGGCCCAGCGGCTGATCGACGCAGCCGATGCTGACGGCCTGCCCCTGTTCGCCGGCTGGCGCGCGCAGCCCGTACCCGCCGATGACCCGGTCGGCGCGGCCATGCAGCGCATCCACGTCCTGCGGGAACACCGTGGCGCCTGCCATCTGGCGGCGGTGCGCCTGAGCGGGCTGAGCGCCCGGGAGGCGATGGTCGTCAACCTCGGCGTCGAGCAGGCGACCCGCTACGGCTGGCAGGAGCCGCGTTCCGTCGCCGCGCCCCTGATCCCCCGGTGGCAGCGTGCCGAGCAGCTCACCGACGAACTTCAGGCGCCGCTCTACGCCACTCTGACCGAGCGGCAACGGAGCGAATTCGCCCAGTTGGTCGACGCGTTGACCGGCTCCCCGACCGCGTGA
- a CDS encoding LysR family transcriptional regulator — translation MLDIRRLHMLKTVAARGTITAAAQSLALSAGAVSQQLAALRHDVGVDLLRPDGRTVALTEAGRVLLEHADRILAAVQEAECAVAAVKGAVGSTATLAALPSTVARIVAPALTALGADQPQLAVTCLVTDQAQLRELTLGTVDVVLGQHYRHLPEATPKGLAVSPLLDDPLLVATADDGAVGRSDERPVGLRELATHHLVVPPVTTDCGQAILHACQQAGFTPTPRYVTADIAAQLALARSGLATALVPRTAIDPATPGIRTAPIEDHPIQRLLFAATRHTETTNLTTAAVIAALRTAAWQDRATHLPLA, via the coding sequence ATGCTCGACATCCGCCGTCTGCACATGCTCAAGACCGTCGCCGCCCGCGGCACCATCACCGCGGCCGCCCAGTCCCTGGCGCTGTCCGCGGGCGCCGTGTCCCAGCAGCTCGCCGCGCTGAGACACGACGTCGGGGTTGATCTCCTGCGCCCCGACGGGCGGACCGTCGCGCTCACGGAGGCGGGCCGCGTCCTCCTCGAACACGCCGACCGGATCCTCGCCGCAGTGCAGGAGGCCGAGTGCGCCGTCGCGGCGGTCAAGGGAGCGGTGGGCTCCACCGCCACGCTCGCCGCGCTGCCGTCGACCGTCGCCAGGATCGTGGCCCCTGCGCTCACTGCGCTGGGCGCGGACCAGCCGCAGCTCGCCGTGACCTGTCTCGTCACCGACCAGGCACAACTGCGGGAACTCACCCTCGGCACCGTCGACGTGGTGCTGGGGCAGCACTACCGTCACCTGCCGGAGGCGACGCCCAAGGGGCTCGCGGTCTCGCCGCTGCTCGACGACCCACTGCTCGTCGCCACCGCCGACGACGGAGCCGTCGGCAGATCCGACGAACGGCCCGTCGGCCTGAGGGAACTGGCCACGCACCACCTGGTGGTGCCACCGGTGACCACGGACTGCGGACAGGCCATCCTGCACGCCTGCCAGCAGGCCGGCTTCACACCCACGCCCCGCTACGTCACCGCCGACATCGCCGCCCAGCTCGCCCTCGCCCGGTCCGGCCTGGCCACCGCGCTCGTCCCCCGGACGGCCATCGACCCGGCCACTCCCGGAATCCGTACGGCCCCCATCGAGGACCACCCGATCCAGCGCCTGCTGTTCGCCGCGACCCGCCACACCGAAACGACCAACCTGACGACCGCGGCCGTCATCGCGGCCCTCCGCACAGCAGCGTGGCAGGACCGCGCCACGCACCTCCCACTGGCCTGA
- a CDS encoding MarR family transcriptional regulator: MSVDGAQLWTLNQRLLGVVMDACTGELAELGLETKEFFVLAEVEASTYPAEIATALLLPKASVTVYVRNLVAKGFIRREIDEADLRRHRLVLTAEGTRARDRALAALAAEYDRRLARVTPQDRVELQRILKAMLASPASGRMHE; the protein is encoded by the coding sequence ATGTCAGTCGACGGGGCGCAGCTGTGGACGCTGAACCAGCGACTGCTGGGCGTCGTGATGGATGCCTGCACGGGCGAGCTGGCGGAGCTCGGGTTGGAGACGAAGGAGTTTTTCGTCCTGGCCGAGGTAGAGGCATCGACTTACCCTGCCGAGATCGCGACTGCGCTGCTGCTGCCCAAGGCGAGCGTGACGGTCTACGTTCGCAACCTCGTCGCCAAGGGCTTTATCCGCCGCGAGATCGACGAGGCGGACTTGCGGCGTCACCGGCTCGTACTGACCGCTGAGGGCACGCGAGCACGCGATCGGGCACTTGCAGCCCTCGCGGCGGAGTACGACCGCAGGCTGGCGAGGGTCACCCCCCAGGACCGCGTTGAGCTGCAACGCATCCTCAAAGCAATGCTCGCCTCGCCCGCGTCAGGCCGCATGCACGAGTGA
- a CDS encoding MFS transporter produces MSSDVRSTLPDSHPDEAADAERVPPAPTSSSWAAVFSLAMGVFGLLTAEYLPTSLLTPMAADLGISEAVAGQAVTVTAVAAMVSGLLTASLTRKIDRRVVLLGFTVLMIVSNLLVAVAPNMEVLLLMRLLLGVALGGFWSMAAAVAMRLVPAALVPRAIAIIFSGIAVATIVAVPLGSYLGELSGWRSTFLAAAALGVVTLVFQLFTLPRMAPHGTARLGTLWKVLQRPGFGVGIAGMLLVHIGHYALFTYIRPALENVVKVDVDELALLLFVFGLANFVGTLVSGWLLEISLRLTLAVTPALMGVAALGLALLPAGKIGYVALVVLWGLAFGGVSVAWSNWATRMVPDQAESAGGLVVVGVQSAIAGGAAAGGVMFGIGGAVTVFTISGVVLLASALLIVLWVKAPRQLATN; encoded by the coding sequence TTGAGCAGCGATGTACGCAGCACCTTGCCCGATTCCCACCCTGACGAAGCGGCCGATGCGGAACGGGTACCGCCCGCACCGACCTCATCGTCCTGGGCGGCGGTGTTCTCGCTGGCGATGGGTGTGTTCGGGTTGCTGACGGCGGAGTATCTGCCGACCAGCCTGTTGACTCCGATGGCCGCCGACCTGGGGATATCGGAGGCGGTGGCGGGGCAGGCGGTGACTGTCACGGCGGTCGCGGCGATGGTTTCCGGGTTGTTGACTGCGAGCCTGACCCGGAAGATCGACCGGAGGGTCGTGTTGCTGGGCTTCACCGTCCTGATGATCGTATCCAATCTGCTGGTCGCCGTAGCCCCCAACATGGAGGTGCTGTTGCTGATGCGGCTCCTGCTGGGTGTCGCACTCGGCGGCTTCTGGAGCATGGCGGCGGCAGTGGCAATGCGCCTGGTGCCTGCGGCTTTGGTTCCGCGCGCGATAGCGATCATCTTCAGTGGCATTGCGGTGGCGACCATCGTGGCGGTGCCGCTCGGCAGCTACCTCGGCGAGCTGTCCGGTTGGCGCAGCACCTTCCTCGCGGCGGCCGCACTCGGGGTGGTGACGTTGGTGTTCCAGCTGTTCACGCTGCCCCGGATGGCGCCCCATGGCACGGCACGGTTGGGCACGTTGTGGAAGGTGCTGCAACGTCCGGGCTTCGGGGTGGGCATTGCAGGAATGCTGCTGGTTCACATTGGGCACTACGCGCTGTTCACCTACATCCGGCCCGCTCTGGAAAACGTGGTGAAAGTGGACGTCGATGAGTTGGCGCTGCTGTTGTTCGTCTTCGGACTGGCGAACTTCGTGGGCACGCTGGTGTCCGGATGGCTTTTGGAGATCAGCCTGCGCCTGACATTGGCAGTGACGCCGGCGCTGATGGGTGTTGCGGCACTGGGCTTGGCGCTGCTTCCCGCTGGGAAAATTGGGTACGTAGCCCTGGTGGTCCTCTGGGGTCTGGCCTTTGGTGGCGTATCGGTGGCGTGGTCGAACTGGGCGACTCGCATGGTGCCGGACCAGGCAGAGAGTGCGGGCGGGCTCGTGGTGGTGGGCGTGCAGTCCGCTATCGCCGGCGGGGCCGCCGCGGGCGGTGTGATGTTCGGTATCGGCGGCGCCGTCACCGTATTCACCATCTCTGGCGTCGTCTTGCTCGCCTCCGCGTTGCTGATCGTGCTGTGGGTCAAAGCGCCCCGACAGCTCGCAACGAACTGA
- a CDS encoding AraC family transcriptional regulator yields MTESLQYLTETPGGGVPGQFALSSDLISELLTSMRLRGVRYRRVQVGPQFGLNFDAEPGRAYFHFLAVGSAVLRTEDGTVHELSAGNAVFMPHGKSHQLVSGPDVPVQGIDSFDAVTLGNAVCDVDACPGADPTPSAIFFTGFMEFDLGGMEGLSQLMPDVMLVDAEGQRYPGLMPILTSMRREVCSGRVGFAGILARLAEVAAAMIVRGWIECGCDSTSGLVAALRDPRLACALLALHRQPGHHWTVAELAAESHVSRSVFADRFQTTIGMPPLRYATELRMLLAGQWLAQDTMPIHSVAQRLGYSSQAAFSRAFKRVTGRPPGASRDITRSKAV; encoded by the coding sequence ATGACAGAAAGTCTGCAATATTTGACCGAGACTCCGGGTGGGGGCGTTCCCGGGCAGTTCGCCCTGTCGTCTGACCTCATCAGTGAACTGTTGACCAGCATGCGGCTGCGCGGTGTTCGGTACCGTCGTGTCCAGGTCGGCCCGCAGTTCGGCCTCAATTTCGATGCCGAGCCCGGACGTGCCTACTTCCACTTCCTCGCCGTCGGCTCGGCCGTCCTGCGCACCGAGGACGGAACTGTCCACGAGTTGTCGGCCGGCAACGCCGTATTCATGCCCCATGGCAAGTCCCACCAGTTGGTTTCCGGTCCGGACGTACCGGTCCAGGGCATAGACAGTTTCGACGCGGTCACCCTCGGCAACGCGGTGTGTGACGTGGATGCCTGCCCGGGCGCTGACCCGACTCCCAGCGCGATCTTCTTCACCGGCTTCATGGAGTTCGACCTCGGGGGAATGGAGGGCCTCAGCCAGCTGATGCCCGATGTCATGCTGGTCGATGCCGAGGGGCAGCGTTACCCCGGGCTCATGCCGATCCTCACGTCCATGAGGCGCGAAGTCTGCTCCGGACGCGTGGGCTTCGCCGGCATCCTTGCCCGGCTGGCCGAAGTTGCGGCGGCCATGATCGTGCGGGGCTGGATCGAATGCGGCTGCGACAGTACCTCTGGCCTGGTGGCCGCATTGCGCGATCCTCGCCTGGCTTGCGCCCTCCTGGCCCTGCACCGGCAGCCTGGGCATCACTGGACCGTGGCCGAGCTGGCAGCGGAATCCCATGTCTCCCGGTCCGTCTTCGCAGACCGATTCCAGACCACGATCGGCATGCCGCCCCTCCGCTATGCCACAGAGCTGCGGATGCTCCTTGCCGGCCAGTGGCTGGCCCAGGACACGATGCCGATCCACTCCGTGGCCCAACGTCTCGGCTACAGCTCTCAGGCTGCTTTCAGCCGCGCCTTCAAACGCGTCACCGGCCGGCCGCCCGGCGCCAGCAGAGACATCACACGTTCAAAGGCGGTCTGA
- a CDS encoding MFS transporter, which yields MNSPVAHQAPAARLPASRQPSLPGPSGARTVQAAFAFGLAALNLRIAVASLSPVLTEVEHDEHLSSFGGGALSTVPVVCFGAFAFLAPRLTRRFGPHHLLWYALLALTGGIVLRSVPGVLALFGGTLIAGAAIAVGNVLMPQLIKHDFAGRPGLMLACYSLALSGGAALAAGVVVPLESATGWGWRHVLALWAIPSFVAALAWLPELLVPDRRPPERQRQELEKQGGPDTAAPPLRALWRDRTAWAVTLYMGLQSLGYYAILSWLPTLLQDHGMSGSQAGWMLSFSSLPGMAASFAAPWLQQRLSPAFVTPLAAALLCATGFIGLLTSPVSGAYLWMTALGLGQGLAMGLALGYIVARSPDAHHTGRLSTMAQGTGYLIACLGPLGLGLLHSASGGWSLPVAMLLAVLVAQTVAAFGASRDRHVLAPS from the coding sequence ATGAACAGCCCAGTGGCCCATCAGGCCCCAGCAGCCCGCCTGCCGGCGTCCCGGCAGCCGTCCCTCCCCGGACCGTCCGGGGCGCGCACCGTACAAGCCGCTTTCGCGTTCGGTCTGGCCGCGCTGAACCTGCGCATCGCCGTCGCGTCCCTCTCCCCCGTACTCACGGAGGTCGAGCACGACGAGCACCTCTCATCGTTCGGCGGCGGGGCCCTCTCGACGGTGCCGGTCGTCTGCTTCGGGGCGTTCGCGTTCCTCGCGCCCCGGCTCACCCGCCGCTTCGGACCCCACCACTTGTTGTGGTACGCGCTGCTCGCACTGACCGGCGGCATTGTGCTGCGCTCGGTCCCGGGAGTGCTCGCCCTGTTCGGCGGCACCCTGATCGCCGGTGCGGCGATCGCGGTCGGCAACGTCCTCATGCCGCAGCTCATCAAGCACGACTTCGCCGGCCGCCCCGGACTGATGCTCGCCTGCTACTCCCTGGCTCTGTCCGGCGGAGCCGCGCTCGCCGCGGGCGTGGTCGTCCCGCTGGAGTCGGCCACCGGCTGGGGCTGGCGGCACGTGCTCGCGCTGTGGGCGATCCCGTCCTTCGTCGCCGCCCTCGCCTGGCTTCCCGAACTCCTCGTGCCGGACCGGCGTCCGCCGGAGCGCCAGCGACAAGAGCTGGAGAAGCAAGGGGGTCCCGACACCGCCGCACCCCCGCTCAGGGCACTGTGGCGCGACCGGACCGCCTGGGCGGTGACCCTGTACATGGGTCTGCAGTCCCTCGGCTACTACGCGATCCTCTCCTGGCTCCCGACGCTTCTGCAGGACCACGGTATGAGCGGCAGTCAGGCCGGATGGATGCTCTCTTTCTCCAGCCTCCCCGGCATGGCCGCCTCCTTCGCGGCACCCTGGCTGCAACAGCGTCTGAGCCCGGCCTTCGTCACGCCCCTGGCGGCCGCCCTGCTGTGCGCGACCGGCTTCATCGGCCTGCTCACGTCCCCCGTGTCGGGCGCCTACCTCTGGATGACCGCCCTCGGCCTGGGCCAGGGCCTCGCCATGGGTCTCGCCCTCGGCTACATCGTCGCCCGCTCACCCGACGCACACCACACCGGCCGGCTCTCGACGATGGCCCAGGGGACCGGCTACCTGATCGCCTGCCTCGGCCCGCTCGGTCTCGGCCTGCTGCACTCCGCGAGCGGGGGATGGTCGCTGCCGGTCGCCATGCTGCTCGCCGTGCTCGTCGCGCAGACCGTCGCGGCCTTCGGCGCGAGCCGCGACCGCCATGTCCTGGCGCCTTCCTGA
- a CDS encoding helix-turn-helix transcriptional regulator: protein MRETRHLDLGERGRIVLAHGQRLPTHAHERGHLVYSATGVLSVTTGRGTWIAPPTRVAWTPATFEHHHTAHGSADMRILFLSDALAARLPAHPAVLTVSGLAREALLALTAEDADTGGRAPEAAARLHAVVVDELTAAPEQPLHLPEPADDRLRALTGILYADPANQQTLAQLGARVGASERTLSRLFGQELRMSFHQWRTQLRVHHALTRLAAGAAVTDTALACGWVNPTSFIEAFAALVGETPGRYRNRQLPTARG, encoded by the coding sequence ATGAGGGAAACCCGCCATCTTGATCTCGGGGAACGCGGCCGCATCGTCCTGGCGCACGGACAGCGGTTGCCCACCCACGCCCACGAGCGCGGTCACCTGGTCTATTCGGCCACCGGTGTGCTGTCCGTGACCACCGGCAGGGGTACGTGGATCGCCCCGCCGACCCGGGTGGCGTGGACTCCCGCGACCTTCGAGCACCACCACACCGCGCACGGCAGCGCGGACATGCGGATTCTGTTCCTCTCCGACGCACTGGCCGCCAGGCTGCCGGCGCATCCCGCCGTGCTCACCGTCTCCGGGCTCGCCCGCGAAGCTCTGCTCGCCCTCACGGCCGAGGACGCCGACACCGGTGGACGGGCGCCGGAGGCGGCCGCCCGCTTGCACGCGGTCGTCGTCGACGAGCTCACAGCGGCGCCCGAGCAGCCGCTGCATCTGCCCGAGCCGGCCGACGACCGGCTCCGGGCGCTGACCGGCATCCTCTACGCCGACCCTGCCAATCAGCAGACTCTCGCCCAGCTCGGCGCGCGCGTCGGGGCGAGCGAGCGTACGCTGAGCCGGCTCTTCGGGCAGGAACTCCGGATGAGCTTTCATCAGTGGCGCACTCAGCTACGCGTCCACCACGCGCTCACCCGTCTCGCCGCAGGCGCGGCCGTCACCGACACGGCTCTCGCCTGCGGCTGGGTCAATCCGACGAGCTTCATCGAGGCTTTCGCCGCTCTCGTCGGCGAGACCCCCGGCCGCTACCGCAACCGTCAACTCCCCACCGCGCGCGGCTAG
- a CDS encoding glycoside hydrolase family 43 protein: MRSSRWLAGAVPLGLVGLLALGEAAGAAQPDDRPTAWRAQEADRGVAEPTAATPADQPSALGRSLVGGADPTVIKVGDLYVSAKAVDGGIAVRTATTPEAVATAPKHQVWRDSAGLGEVWAPEIVHHDGQYRIYFAAGRGAAHRMYHIGSANPTSGYSAAVKVSLPGDKWAIDGAPFTYKGQRWFVWSGWSGDTNVEQNLYIARMSSPTAATGGRYVISQPREPWERVVGNPYINEAPQPVVDPSGRLHVVYSANGSWSDKYCIADLRLRADGNPTHVWDWYKSNGCLFGSHAPSMMSGWTPTVNVNGPGHHSFILPRGDVNAAPPSGNRFPTFYHAVAKGTPYSWSNRHWYSGTAVWWNNTTYRRANVPGSTTDVGYSLKFFE, translated from the coding sequence ATGCGCTCTTCCCGTTGGCTCGCCGGTGCCGTTCCGCTGGGGCTCGTGGGCCTCCTCGCTCTGGGGGAGGCCGCCGGCGCCGCCCAGCCGGACGACCGGCCCACCGCCTGGCGCGCCCAGGAGGCGGACAGGGGCGTGGCGGAACCGACGGCAGCGACCCCGGCGGATCAGCCTTCCGCGCTGGGCCGCTCCCTGGTGGGCGGGGCCGACCCGACCGTGATCAAGGTGGGCGACCTGTATGTCTCGGCCAAGGCCGTGGACGGCGGGATCGCGGTGCGAACCGCCACCACCCCGGAGGCCGTGGCCACCGCTCCCAAGCACCAGGTGTGGCGCGACAGCGCCGGTCTGGGCGAGGTGTGGGCGCCGGAGATCGTGCACCACGACGGCCAGTACCGCATCTACTTCGCCGCGGGCCGCGGCGCGGCCCACCGTATGTACCACATCGGCTCCGCCAACCCGACCTCCGGCTACTCCGCGGCCGTCAAGGTGTCCCTGCCCGGCGACAAGTGGGCCATCGACGGGGCGCCGTTCACCTACAAGGGGCAGCGCTGGTTCGTATGGTCGGGCTGGTCCGGCGACACCAACGTCGAGCAGAACCTCTACATCGCCCGGATGAGCAGCCCCACCGCGGCCACCGGCGGCCGGTACGTCATCTCGCAGCCGCGCGAGCCGTGGGAGCGGGTCGTGGGCAACCCGTACATCAACGAGGCGCCCCAGCCGGTCGTCGACCCTTCCGGGCGGCTGCACGTCGTCTACTCCGCGAACGGCAGTTGGAGCGACAAGTACTGCATCGCCGACCTGCGGCTGCGGGCCGACGGCAACCCCACCCACGTGTGGGACTGGTACAAGAGCAACGGCTGCCTCTTCGGCTCGCACGCGCCGTCCATGATGTCCGGCTGGACCCCGACCGTGAACGTCAACGGCCCCGGCCACCACTCGTTCATCCTGCCCCGCGGCGACGTCAACGCCGCTCCGCCGTCCGGCAACCGCTTCCCCACCTTCTACCACGCGGTCGCCAAGGGCACCCCGTACTCCTGGTCCAACCGCCACTGGTACTCCGGCACGGCGGTCTGGTGGAACAACACCACCTACCGGCGCGCCAACGTTCCCGGGAGCACGACCGACGTGGGCTACAGCCTGAAGTTCTTCGAGTAG